CAGCAAGGAAGTTAGAACCCTGACGGTCCATTTTGTTCACGAAGCCAATACGTGGAACCTTATAATTATCAGCAAGCCTCCAGTTAGTCTCAGATTGTGGCTCAACACCATCAACTGCACTAAACAAGAAAACAAGACCATCAAGCACTCTTAGCGAGCGGTTTACCTCTACGGTAAAGTCCACGTGACCAGGAGTATCAATAATATTGAAATTATAATCCTTAGTTTCTGGAGTAGGCTGAGCGTTTTCCATCGGGAACTTCCAGGTACAAGTTGTAGCAGCAGAAGTAATCGTGATACCACGCTCCTGCTCTTGTTCCATCCAGTCCATAGTCGCTGCACCATCGTGAACCTCACCTATTTTGTGAGAAACACCCGTGTAGTACAGGATACGCTCCGTAGTTGTAGTCTTACCAGCATCAATATGTGCGGCAATACCTATATTTCTTGTGAATTTTAAATCTCTTTGTGCCATCTTTTAGAATCTAAAGTGAGAGAATGCTTTGTTAGCTTCTGCCATTTTGTGAGTATCTACTTTCTTCTTAACAGCAGCACCTTCTTCCTTTGCAGCTGCAAGAACTTCAGCAGCAAGCTTTGCAGAGAATGATTTCTCGTTTCTCTTACGCGCATAGCTGATCAACCACTTCATTGCAGTAGATATCTTGCGGTCTGGCCTGATCTGCATAGGGATTTGAAATGTCGCACCACCCACTCGACGGCTACGCACCTCTACGTGAGGCATTACATTTGAAAGAGCATCCTTCCACAGCTCAAGAGCCGTTTTTTCTTCGTCTTGATTTTTCTCCTCAACGATATCCATCGCATCATAGAACAATTTAAAGGCAACTGATTTTTTACCGTGCAACATCATCATGTTGACAAATCGAGTTACCAGCTGGTCATTGAAACGCGGATCCGGAAGGATCGGGCGTTTTTTCGCCTGTCTTTTTCTCATTTCTTCTTGTTGAAATTGTTAAATAAAAAGAGCAGCTACTTGAGCTACTCGATTAAAAATTACTTCTTAGGGCGTTTTGCACCGTATTTGGATCTACGTTGTGTACGATCTGCAACACCAGCGGTGTCCAGAGCTCCACGCACGATATGATACCTTACACCTGGCAAATCCTTTACCCTTCCGCCTCTAACCAATACTATCGAGTGTTCTTGCAGATTGTGTCCCTCTCCTGGAATGTATGCGTTTACTTCCTTACCATTAGTAAGACGTACCCTTGCTACCTTTCTCATTGCTGAGTTAGGCTTCTTAGGTGTAGTTGTGTAAACACGTGTACAAACTCCACGACGTTGAGGACAAGAATCTAGAGCAGCCGATTTACTCTTCTTGGTTATCTTAGACCTTCCTTTACGTACTAATTGTGAAATCGTTGGCATATTATAATATTACGCTAATAAATTAATCCCCTTTTTAGGGTCGGCAAAGGTATAAATAAAAAATACTTATTCAAACCTCACTCTCAAATATTTACAATTTATTTTTTATTTCGCGTTTAACCTCTATAAGTCGATCATTCTACGTGCACAAGTTTTTACTTTTCCTAACATCCATAATGCTTATTACCCCAACACTCCTGTCCGGACAAAATCGTGGAGTCAAGGTAATGAAGGTTTCTACCTTTGGCAAAAACCACGTTTCAGAAAACATTATTGAAAAATGTCATGAAGCTAAGGCAAAAAGAAAACTAGACAGCATTCTCACGTCAATACAAGCTAGCGGATTCCTTACGGCTCGACTGAATAAACCCTATAGATATAAGGACACGTTACGAGCAAGAATTGACCTTGGTTCAAAAATCAACGTTGTAGATCTCCAAGAGGTGTTTTTCTTTTCAAATCATTCTTCAGAAAGTACGCTTTCGCGAAAGCGAGACTACCACCTACCCTTCTCAGAATACTTACTCAGAATACAAACCATTGAAGACAGTTTGCAGATGACAGGTGTGTCCTTTTCCAAAATTGAATCAAAAAACATCCAAATCAACGGCGATACGCTAAAAACAAAGCTTCATATCAATACGAGTACTAAAAGATATATTGACGATATCGTAATAAAAGGTCTAAAGAAAACGCCCAAAAACCTAAAGCGGTTCATACAAAGTAGAAAGCTTATATATAATAAGGACAACATTAAGCTGGTAGAACAAGAAATAAATAGTTCAAGGATAGCAAAAATCGCCAGGCCCAGCGAAACTCTTTTCAAAAAAGACAGCACTAAACTTTATGTGTATGTAGAAAAAAGTAACGGTAACAGCCTGGAAGGTATGTTAGGACTCAACAATCCCGATGGTGAAAAAACCCAAATTAACGGCTTTGCCAATCTTGAGCTTATCAATATTCTCAATACAGCAGAAACACTAAAACTAGACTACAGAAATGATGGTAACGATATTTCAACCCTTAATGCGTTTGCATCTTTCCCGTTTTTACTATTCAATAAAATAGGTGCCGACGCCGGAATCACAATCACTAGAAGAGACAGCACCTATCAAAACGAGTCGTTAAAAGCTGGCCTATTTTATCAACCGAGACTCGCCTATACCTATGGATTGAATTATGAATCCCTCAACAGCAATGATTTAAGCTCTAATGACCAATTTGGGACATTTCAAAAAAACGGACTCAATGCTAAGTTGATCCACTCTCGCAATACCGGAGTTAGTTTTGACAAAATACCCGATATCTATTACAACTTGAATCTAGGCTATTATGACAGAATGGTAAATGTTAAAAAAACAAATCAGTGGCAACTTGACGCAACCTTTCAAAAAATATGGCATCTAAATAATAAGAATGAGTTCCTGACGCGGATTAGAGCCTTCCATCTTGAAACGGAAGATTTACTCTTCTCAGAATTAAAACAACTAGGAGGCATACAAAGCATGAGGGGTTTTACTGAAAATAGTATTGATTCCGGTTCTTTTGGAACACTGATGACGGAGTACAGACGTTCTTTTAGCACCAATTTTTATGCTTACACGGTAGCTGATTTTGGCAGATTCGAAGATTTTAGCGCCTCAGAGATGCGAAATATTTATGGTTTAGGATTAGGAGCAGCAATTTTAACACGTTCTGGCCTGCTAAGTTTGAGCGTTGTAAATGGGAGTTTTGACGAAGCTAACCTAGAGCTATCCAGCGTTATAACTCATTTAAACTTAAGGATTAATTTTTAAAAATGTTACCTGAATGTTAAGGGAGGGTTAGTTAAATGCGTAATTAACCAAAAAAAATGTTGCTTTATTAACTTCTTTTTTTGATTTTTGGCACTGGCTAATTCAAATAAATCTAAACATGAAAACAAAATTAAATGGAATTTTGACGCTATTGCTAGCGTTAGTTGCGCAGGTAGCTTTTGCGCAACAGACCGTTACCGGTACGGTGACAGGGCCAGATGGAGGACCCATTCTGGGGGCAACCGTTTTGGTCAAAAACAGTTCTGTATTTGCATCAACTGACTTTGATGGTAAATACACAATTCAAGCGAGTCCAGAGGACATCTTGGTTTTCTCCTACACTGGGTACGACACCCAAGAAATTATAGTAGGTGATCAAACTACAATTGACGTTTCTATGAAAACGTCTTTAGATGAGGTTGTTGTACAGGCCTATCGATCTACGACTACTAAAAGAAGTATTGTAGCGTCTTCTGTAGTAACCGCAAAGCAACTTGAAGACCGTCCTAACGCAAGTGCAATACAGCGTCTTCAAGGTCAGGTTGCAGGACTATCCGTTCAAACTTCAACAGGACAACCTGGTGCTAATTCCCTGATACAGATACGCGGTGTAAGCTCTATCAACGGTAATACTGAACCTCTTATCGTAATTGATGGGATACCAGTAGACGAAGATGTTTTCAGAACTATCAACCCTCTAGATATTGAAAGCACCACTGTTCTTAAGGATGCTGCAGGTACTGCAATTTATGGTAACCGTGGTGCCAATGGTGTGATTGTTATTACAACTAAGCGTGCCGATTTCGACCAAGACCTTACCGTGAGATACACTTCACAAACCGGTTTCACAGAACTTCTAGGGGCTGATTATAATTTATTTAGTGCTCAGGACTACCTTAGATTTGAAAGAGAAAATGGAGTTGGAGCAGGTGCTAATGGTTTTGACAATAGTGGTACTCCATTGACCGATGCTGAAATTGCAGCGTTTAGTGTTAGCGAATCTTGGGAGGATGCATTTTATCGTACAGGCCGTAATACACTGCACAACTTGAACTTGAGCTCAGGTGGTAAAAACCTCTCTCAAGTTACAACGATAGGTTATGTTGAGCAAGAGGGTGCTTTATTAGCGTCGGACCTTCAGAGATTTACCCTGAGAAATAATCTTAATATCAAATCTGAAGATGAGAGATTTACTTCTCAAACTTCTATGCAATTAGGTTTTTCAAAAAACAATTCTCAAACAGAGCCAGATAACGATAGAAATAACTTCATTTACTTCAACTCTATCTTTGGAGCCAACAGAGGTTTACCTTATTTCGATCCAAACAATAGCCAAAATTTAGAGCGTTGGGTTGATGGATTGCAAGCATTTTACTCTCCTTATGTGACACTGGATAACACAAGATTGAACACAAACAAAGAAGACGAGATAAAAATGGTGATAGGAGCAAATAATGCTTATAAGATCACTGATCACATTACTGCTCGTTATAATATTGGTATGGATTACACTCAGGAAAATTATCTACGAGTAGCAGATCCTAATTCAGCTCTTGCAAGAGTACATGCTAGCTTTATCGGCCCTGATGCTGTAGAAGGTTTTCAAACTGAATCATTCTTTAGAGACTTCAGATTCAACAATACCTTGAGCGTTGGATACGAAAACACATTTGGAGCAGATGAAAATGGCGAAGGTGGTCACACTTTCTTAGCAAACCTTTACACGGAATATGTAAAAGGTCACTTTAAATCTTTCAATTATTCTCAAACAGGTCTTAATCCAAGGACTTTTTCACCAGGAAATGGTGCTGGTTTCGTAGCAGATGTAGAGGATAACGATGAATTTGTTCCAACAGTAGGAGCTTCTAAAGCATCTACAGGTTTGTTCTCTTATTTTGGAGAGATCGATTATGACTACGATAACAAGTTTGGAGTATTCGCAGCACTACGACGAGATGCATCTTCTAGATTTACAGGAGATAATACTTGGGGTACTTTCTGGTCTGTGGCTGGAAGATGGAATGTTTCTGAAATGGACTTTATGCAGGATGTTTCATGGGTTAATAACCTTAAAGTAAGAGCCTCTTATGGTACAACTGGAAATGAAAGAATTGCTGGAACTTATTACGGTGCCCTCAATAATTTTAGAACCTTATTTAATACTGGAATTGGTTATGGGGATAATCAAACCTTTTTCCGTTCTCAATTAGGTAATGAATCTCTACGTTGGGAAACTATTAAAACTGCAAACCTAGGTATCGAATTTGGTTTGTTCGAAAATAGACTTCGTTCCACTATCGAAGTATATGATAGAAAAACTGAAGATCTTTTCTTCAACATCTTTGTATCTACACTAGTAACTCCTTCTGGTTCTATACAGGCTAATGTTGGAGACTTGTCGAATAAGGGTGCAGAACTAGCTCTGAACTACGACTTATTCAGAAGCGACCAAGCGGACGGATTTAACTTTACAGTTAATGCTAACATTAACTATAATGAATTTGAGGTTACTAAAATTGATGCAGAAGGTGGATTGATCGACAATGGATCTACTGTTATTCAAGAAGGAGCACAATTGAATGAGTACTTCGTAGTTCCTTATCTTGGAGTGAACCCTGCTAATGGTAACCTCTTGTTTGAAGACATTAATGGAAATCCAACGGAAAACCCAACTCTTGAAGACAGAAGGTTGACCGGTACTGATTCTCAACCTGATTTCCAAGGAGGTTTTGGATTTAATACAAGCTATAAAGGTTTCTTTCTTGAATCTCAATTTGTTTTTATGACAGGACTAGAAAGATTTGACAGCAACTTAGCATCGTACTACGACATAAATGATTTGGGACAGTACCAATTATCTTCAGATCTTGAAAGATCCTGGACACCAGATAATCGTATTACAGATATGCCAGCGGTAAATGCTACAAACCTATCACCTGGTGTAACAAGTGATCGTTTCCTTATCAACTCTAACTTTGTCAGATGGAGATTCTTACAACTAGGATATAATTTTGACAGAGAAATGTTAGAAAAAACTTTCCTACAGAATGTAAGAATTTATGCGAATGGTGAAAACTTAGCTACGTTTAGTAACTGGTTAGGATTTGATCCAGAAAGTACTAGACAATCTGAGTTGAACCGTTATCCGACTCCACGTACAGTTTCTGTCGGTATAGACTTAACTTTTTAAAAAAAAAATGATGAAAAAAATAGTTTTAACTTTTGCAGCGGTAGCTATGCTATTTAGTTGCCAGGATGCAACCGAGATTAACCAGCCCAGTGAGTTCAGTTTTGATGTTGCTTATCAAAACGTAGATGACGTAAAGACTGGTGTTTATGCGGTTTATTCGCAAACCAACACTACGGCAGGTATACAATTCACGTCTCAATTTACTGATGAGTGTGGACTCGGTGAAGCTTCTGGTAACGGTAGCGACACCCACAGGCTGCAACTAAATGTCAATAATACATTTGCAAATGCACTGTTTTCCGGTTATGGGGGTGCTGTTAGAAATGCCAATATCTTTTTCACAGGTGCCGCGGGTGTGACGCCAGAAGGGGCTGATGAAGAAGCCTTGTATAATGAAGCTCTAGGAGAGGTTCACGCTTTAAGAGCTTATGCTTACACCCAATGGATGGCATACTTTGCACAAGACTTGAGCGATCGTAATAGTTTAGCCGTACCAGTATTTGATTTCATTCCTGCAGTAGATTATGCTCCAGAAAGAAATACGGTTCAAGAAGTCTATGACCAGATTCTTTCTGATCTGGAAGAGGCAGAACGTTTACTTACACTTTCAGGAACACCTTACTCAGTAGATTTTGTATCACTCGACTTTGTAAGAGCATGTAGAGCGAGAGCAGCTGCTTATGTAGGTGACTACGCAACGGCTAGTTCAAATGCTCAGGCAGTTTTGAATAATTTCTCTTTACCTTCTACTGCTAGCGAAAGTGATTATAGACAGGTTTGGGAAGACGTCGCTGGCGCTGGTACAGCTAATGAAGTTGTTTTTAAATTCAATAACACTTTAGCGGTGGGTAGTAGCATTGGTCAAATTTGGAACACGAACTCTAGTTCAGTTGCTGGATCTCCATTATACGAGGTTAGTAGAAGGTTATTTAACATACTAGAGAGTAACGAAGCAAATTTTGGAGATATCAGAAGAGATGTTTATGTAGATCCTTCCTCTTTAATTTCACCCGATTATGATAACGATCCTAATCCAAGATTCAATGATATCATTGTAGTGGACAAATACCCAGGAGACC
This genomic interval from Nonlabens spongiae contains the following:
- the rpsG gene encoding 30S ribosomal protein S7 codes for the protein MRKRQAKKRPILPDPRFNDQLVTRFVNMMMLHGKKSVAFKLFYDAMDIVEEKNQDEEKTALELWKDALSNVMPHVEVRSRRVGGATFQIPMQIRPDRKISTAMKWLISYARKRNEKSFSAKLAAEVLAAAKEEGAAVKKKVDTHKMAEANKAFSHFRF
- a CDS encoding SusC/RagA family TonB-linked outer membrane protein, with the translated sequence MKTKLNGILTLLLALVAQVAFAQQTVTGTVTGPDGGPILGATVLVKNSSVFASTDFDGKYTIQASPEDILVFSYTGYDTQEIIVGDQTTIDVSMKTSLDEVVVQAYRSTTTKRSIVASSVVTAKQLEDRPNASAIQRLQGQVAGLSVQTSTGQPGANSLIQIRGVSSINGNTEPLIVIDGIPVDEDVFRTINPLDIESTTVLKDAAGTAIYGNRGANGVIVITTKRADFDQDLTVRYTSQTGFTELLGADYNLFSAQDYLRFERENGVGAGANGFDNSGTPLTDAEIAAFSVSESWEDAFYRTGRNTLHNLNLSSGGKNLSQVTTIGYVEQEGALLASDLQRFTLRNNLNIKSEDERFTSQTSMQLGFSKNNSQTEPDNDRNNFIYFNSIFGANRGLPYFDPNNSQNLERWVDGLQAFYSPYVTLDNTRLNTNKEDEIKMVIGANNAYKITDHITARYNIGMDYTQENYLRVADPNSALARVHASFIGPDAVEGFQTESFFRDFRFNNTLSVGYENTFGADENGEGGHTFLANLYTEYVKGHFKSFNYSQTGLNPRTFSPGNGAGFVADVEDNDEFVPTVGASKASTGLFSYFGEIDYDYDNKFGVFAALRRDASSRFTGDNTWGTFWSVAGRWNVSEMDFMQDVSWVNNLKVRASYGTTGNERIAGTYYGALNNFRTLFNTGIGYGDNQTFFRSQLGNESLRWETIKTANLGIEFGLFENRLRSTIEVYDRKTEDLFFNIFVSTLVTPSGSIQANVGDLSNKGAELALNYDLFRSDQADGFNFTVNANINYNEFEVTKIDAEGGLIDNGSTVIQEGAQLNEYFVVPYLGVNPANGNLLFEDINGNPTENPTLEDRRLTGTDSQPDFQGGFGFNTSYKGFFLESQFVFMTGLERFDSNLASYYDINDLGQYQLSSDLERSWTPDNRITDMPAVNATNLSPGVTSDRFLINSNFVRWRFLQLGYNFDREMLEKTFLQNVRIYANGENLATFSNWLGFDPESTRQSELNRYPTPRTVSVGIDLTF
- the rpsL gene encoding 30S ribosomal protein S12, whose protein sequence is MPTISQLVRKGRSKITKKSKSAALDSCPQRRGVCTRVYTTTPKKPNSAMRKVARVRLTNGKEVNAYIPGEGHNLQEHSIVLVRGGRVKDLPGVRYHIVRGALDTAGVADRTQRRSKYGAKRPKK
- a CDS encoding RagB/SusD family nutrient uptake outer membrane protein, encoding MMKKIVLTFAAVAMLFSCQDATEINQPSEFSFDVAYQNVDDVKTGVYAVYSQTNTTAGIQFTSQFTDECGLGEASGNGSDTHRLQLNVNNTFANALFSGYGGAVRNANIFFTGAAGVTPEGADEEALYNEALGEVHALRAYAYTQWMAYFAQDLSDRNSLAVPVFDFIPAVDYAPERNTVQEVYDQILSDLEEAERLLTLSGTPYSVDFVSLDFVRACRARAAAYVGDYATASSNAQAVLNNFSLPSTASESDYRQVWEDVAGAGTANEVVFKFNNTLAVGSSIGQIWNTNSSSVAGSPLYEVSRRLFNILESNEANFGDIRRDVYVDPSSLISPDYDNDPNPRFNDIIVVDKYPGDPSIPGLVGGYTNDQKVFRTAEMHLILAEAAADANNLSEVGNQLKEIRDARYTSQEPAPSFGTSAEALREILNERYIELAFEGHRYIDLKRLGREANQGLDRNETDCSLYPSAECDLPPSDFRLRALPIPAAERRANSNITQNDDY
- a CDS encoding BamA/TamA family outer membrane protein, whose amino-acid sequence is MKVSTFGKNHVSENIIEKCHEAKAKRKLDSILTSIQASGFLTARLNKPYRYKDTLRARIDLGSKINVVDLQEVFFFSNHSSESTLSRKRDYHLPFSEYLLRIQTIEDSLQMTGVSFSKIESKNIQINGDTLKTKLHINTSTKRYIDDIVIKGLKKTPKNLKRFIQSRKLIYNKDNIKLVEQEINSSRIAKIARPSETLFKKDSTKLYVYVEKSNGNSLEGMLGLNNPDGEKTQINGFANLELINILNTAETLKLDYRNDGNDISTLNAFASFPFLLFNKIGADAGITITRRDSTYQNESLKAGLFYQPRLAYTYGLNYESLNSNDLSSNDQFGTFQKNGLNAKLIHSRNTGVSFDKIPDIYYNLNLGYYDRMVNVKKTNQWQLDATFQKIWHLNNKNEFLTRIRAFHLETEDLLFSELKQLGGIQSMRGFTENSIDSGSFGTLMTEYRRSFSTNFYAYTVADFGRFEDFSASEMRNIYGLGLGAAILTRSGLLSLSVVNGSFDEANLELSSVITHLNLRINF